From the genome of Botrytis cinerea B05.10 chromosome 7, complete sequence:
ATCGAGGAGCATGATAATCAAGTCAAATCAATGCAACGCAATGATATCACTACCAACGAACAGATCGTTCAGATTCAAATTCGTATGGATGTATTCGTGGAGGATCTAAATCGCATTGCTCATCGAGTCACTGATACGGCCAACGACCAAAACGCCAATACTATCGCATTAAGGCACCTACATAGCCGATTCAACAATATATCAACAGATGATCTAGCGAAGAACATGCTACGTCAGTTGGAAGTTATTTATCCCGATGTTGGAAATGCCGAAAGAACTTTCTTAGAGTTGAGGAAGCTACATTCCAACCATATCACCCAATTGGAGAGGTTGAAGAGTCAAGTAGTGGCTCTCCAAAGCCACCCTGTTAGCAAGCAAAGCCCAGCAAATGCAGGCAATGGAGCTACTGAATCTTTACGCCAAGAAGTAGACTCGTTGACCAAAGGTCAAATTAAGCTCGGATCAACTGCTAAGAAGCTTGATGAAGCTACTACGAGCACTCAAGCTAGGTTAAATACGCTCGAACAGTCCCACACAGCCCTGGATCTTAAGATTCAAAATGTCAATGAAAAAATTGAGACTCAGCAGAAGAGTCTAACCGAAATGAGTGCGGATCTCATCGAAGCAGTCGGAGATCTGCAAGCTGGCCtagaatatcttcaaaatagtATCGGCACAGAGCTCGAAGGTGATACTCCTGCGCCTGCACAGCCTACTCTGCTCCGAGCCCATCAATCTTCGGCCCAGGAAGCGGTGGCAAAtggcaagaaaagaaaaaacccGACCAGTGAAGAGCTCTCAAAACCCGAGAGCTTGAACAATGGTCGCAAACGAGGCCctttgagaaagagaactAAGAGAGCCGAGGATGGTGAAGATCTTGAGTAATTGAACCAGAGACtcaatacaaaataaaatacacCTTTGTAACTTTGCAGATAACACAAATCTTATGAAGCCCATGAGGCTTTTGACGGCGTACCAGCCAGAGCTTTTAGCTTTTTATGCTACTCGCATGCACAAACGACCATGGAAAATTCTAGCCTATAGCCAAGTCTAATTTTGCTTTTCTGTTTTCAGGAACCTTCAACCGCGGGATAACCAGTGTACGCAATTGGCAGCGAAGCTAGGAATTGATACTGGACTTTGTTCAGGGCTCAAAATGACGACCTTGTACATAAAAAAGCGAATTTGGGTTGAGGGATACACATGAATACATGAAACTGGTCTTTGCTAACTACATGATGAATATGTATGCTACCTGTTAAATACAGCCTTAATTTTCACCTGCTTTACTTTGAAACATAAGTGCGTTGATTAATATACTCTATGAAATGTAAAAGGGCTTCTTTAGATCTAAGAttaaaattatgaaattatCGAGAGAAAGAGtgaaaaaattgataattaGATTCATACTAAAGAAAAGTCAAAATacttataaaattaatataaagtttttattataagtGATAtagtttaacaccgagtGACTTATATTACCGAGTGAcgtatttcaaaatatattaaaattagacTTTTCTTAAcatttgtattttaataactaatctatatattttttaaaaaataaaagaagatttaATAGTAATGAGAATTTAAGTATTCTAAAAacaaaattttatattgaaatttgattatattaaaaataaagtgaaaattattataattttcgttatagaaaaaatatttctataataattactAGAATAATTTGAGCTTCTAATaaaagatgagaaatttatattatttatataatgtCACGGCGCCAACTACATGTTCTATAGTTGCCTTCGTGCCTTAGGCACGGACTACTAGCGTGCCCTGCTTCCTATAAGTAGGGCCTCACTCTTTCATAGCTCTTTCACCcttataatacaatataagTCTTTACTCGTACCTTGacatataaataattataattatattttattttaattaacttaaattatattaataaataaagaaagtatataattacatatagacgaattttatatattattctaagAAAAGTtataacgtggtttaacACCGAGTGCACCATATCACCGAATACACCACTTTTACTTCAATTTacactttcaattttatattattcaataacaattgaatcaattgattaaaactattaaaaatctaataatctaagatttattatattattttgataggtTCTTGTATTATATCTTGTTTTTCcgtatttattataatatcgattagAAAATGCTTTTCTATTagaattcctttttttttgatgtttgttgtattaaatttgaatatcaattttttgctgaaataatatatcaagagttttttgtttaataagtatttctttttgatataattgagtttttttcgtgtattgatatttatttaatatttcatttattgtTTGAAGTGTATAAttctttgtatttaaaaatgtatttttataaattaatctttttgtatttttaattaaaactaatatagttttgaatatagatgtagaagagcttgattgataatgagttattcaagatttaattaatattgattgagaaagagtttCTATTGGGTTGCAAGGGGTTTGAAAGatctattgatttaaatcgaAAGAGGGGGGGGGTAGGTGTGtgaattcgaatatttaatttcgaaagtATAATTTTAAGATTAAATGGGATTAAATCTGTTCCTTGGAATTCTGATTTCATATTCTGAGAGgtgattgatttcttgtatatagctttaaaaactataaagaattcaatcttcgaaatataattgatatatattttgataaatctatcaatttgattattatataaatatttcaaattgcTAAAACAGTTAATATCAAGTGGTTGAgttaaatgatttgaatgtggtagtaaatgtaaatatataatattattttttttatagtatatttgaaaagctattgatttatGGCTTTCATGTTTATTTAGtatcaatattcgatatttactcttttttcgattcttaatatatttattgaagtatttcaatcattttaaatctgttttattatttgtttatctattagatatagatttaataatctattctatagaaagatttgtttcaatatatcaattgaaaagataaacttgtttttaaattattagaaataaaggAATAGTTTTATTCTCTCTATTTTCGTATATTATTGCTATAACTCATTCTCAATTGTCTAGTTATACTACCTTACTTCTATTATTTCGTTTAGTATtaattactattattattatatatataattcccATTATAAAGTCTATTTTATCGAAATTGTAGAAATCtctattcaaaatactatatttcGCTTATATATTCGCAACTAATCGAAACCACTCTTTAAAAAACTTAAAATCCTTATAAAgaactttttgaaaattataaatacaattaaaatgcgtttttaattcgattcgatGTTTTACGAAtcgatatattcaaaacttcccAATACATTTCGCATCCCTCGATTCGAGAATATCATTCACTATATCTTCCAcattctttaatttaaacAAAAATCCTTTTAAATCCatatcgaatatatattgaataatcactttttcttttaattctataatcttATAACTATTCACTCAAATTTCCATACAAAAAAATAAGCCTTTCATTCTACAAAgaaatattgtatatattatattatatagctTAACAGCTTTACAAATACtaagctttttatttttttgaataactttGATAGCTAAAAGTATTTGaacttcttttcttattgattgcataataaataatcaataaattgtgtgttgaagttgaagagtATAAATTGAAGTAAAAGTGATGCATTCGGTGATATGGTGCACTCGGTGTTAAACCATGTTACACTGAAATGAGTTATATACTAGTAAACTATATTAACTATTTTTAAATAGCTTTTTAGTTCTCTATTACATTTAGTGAGAGCATTAGTAATTAATTACTAATCAAACAGACACGCAGTTTCATTGGTTGAGAAACTGTGACTGAGTGGCAGTGTAAGATGCCCCCGCTTTGATAGATAGGGTATATATTTGATAGTTACACGGTAAGGCTTATCAGAGTTCGTATTGACTGAAGCTACTAATGGCGCGAATGGAATGTAATGATTGGGTATAAGTATTGGTGGTGACACAAGGGTGCAAAcatagatatcaatatttcgcAGAATGTTTTCCTGACAGGATTTGAAGGGTTAGTACATGCGTGTGTAGTTTGTGTCACACTATGAAGATTTTGTATTGGTTCTTAACACACACCGCAAATGAGCAGTTAGCCGGTTCCAAGTTTCGCAAGAAGtaaacttttcttttaatttctcCCCTATACATATTTTCCATGCACCAAACGCCATTAGGGAATCTTCTCAGTCTAAGCAAACAACTCGGCATTATCCAGGGCATCCTTTGGCGCCTGTCTTCCCCCACTCGTTCTGAGTCCCAATTCTCCCTTCTTTGCCAGTCTCTCAATACCCTGTTCAGCTCTTGCATTATATCTTcctgccttcttctttctgatCTCGCTTCTGACTTGGTTGGGCGACACAAACTCCTTGTTCTCGTAGATGATTGGTCCACCAAAACTTCCCTCTTGAATGACAATGGGTGTCAAAACAAATCTTGGTCCGATCTCCACCAAGTTGCATTCCGTCTCGCTGGCTCCCGAGCTTTTCGATTTGGATTTCGTGgaagtttcttcttcggcGCCCTTCACTTTCGATGGTTCCGTCTCGCTGATCTGATAGTTTCGAATCCAGATTTTGCCATCTGCCAAAGTAAATCCCATAACATGGTCAATAAAAGGTTTCGACTTTCTTGCACCTTTTGGTACGCCGAAGATATGGAGGAAAAGTTCTTTCAGTACGCGGAGATGAGGTTCCTTATCAAAAGAGGCATCGAAAGAAAGGATGGGTCGGGAGCCCTTGAGGCAGTTTCCGGTGAAATGGAGTTCTTCCATGGTATGTACTGAGAAGCGTTAGAAAGACAGACTTTTGCATCGAAGGAGGATGATAAAATGAACATACAATTCTGCATATGCATCTTTACGGTAGGTCCATTGGGTGCCTTGCTCATCCACAGGTAAAgatcctttccttttcttgccTCGAAGAAAAATACATTATTGCAATTATATAGTTCGGCCAATTCGTTCAATTGATAAAGCTTCGACTTGGTATCGAGTTTCGCATCTTTTTTACCGTGAGGAAGAAGGGACGCAAGGTCATTGAGCAGATGTCGATGTCTAATTGTGCAGAGTTAGCGTTTTTCTTGAGATTCTCTGCAATGGCACAAATTTATCTACCTGTAAGTAATTCCTCTCGAAGACAAGATCAAAACTCTTTGCTTATTTTTCTTCACCCCATTTGCAGGACCATCTTCCTTATGACCAGTGGTCTTTGATAACGACTTATAGACAGAAGCCATTGTAAATGgtgtattgtgttgtgtatattaaaaaaatatatgtTCAATGCTATCAGGCGCAAAAAAGTTCTTGAAATCTCCAAACTTTCttaagaatttcttgatagCGTAAGCGCGACCTTTAATCTTAGCGCGATCCTCAGTGTACATCCTTGCTAGCACATTTCGGTGATTCGGATGATATCTAATCGATCATTGGTTCTGCCGACCCAGCAGGTATTAACTGTCACATCGATCAAATCGCAGTCTGGTGGCCAGGTGTATTCGTTGTAATAACATGGAGGGACATATGGAGACGTGGAGACCCGGTACCGAGGAACTTTGCTTGGTATCGTATCGGAGTATTTGGTTCCCTGGGCGTAGGATAGATGAAGATCTTCCCCATGGCATCATGTTCCTGCATGCAATGTGAGTCTTTATTAAGAACACAGATCTAGAACTCCCAACTGGGATTCTGCCTACCCATTTCATGATTCTCGATGTATGTTCGATACCGGTACTCTATGGTGAACTGGATGGATATACATGATGGAGTCAATTTATGTTTTTCAAGCCTCCTTTGAAACCCCCTCTCCTCACGTAATGACGTCTTCCATTACGATCTCAATTATCAAGTGGTAAATCATGAATCTAGCTTGTCAATTTTCAGACTTGTATGGTACAAGGCAATAATCAAGTCTCCATGCGAtgctacctacctacttacCAAGTATCTTCTGttcttcatccaaatcaaCCACAGCATACTCATATCCATTGCCACAACATCGATCATGGCAactttcaaatccatccacaaTTGCCTTCTCAAGATTCCAGCCCCACTACTTCCACCTGCCTCACCTCACGATCCAACGCTTACCTCGAAAATCGCCTCCCTTCAGCTTCATCCAACTCTAGAGACTGCTCTCCACCTTTTAAATCTCGATTTACCATCAGCACACTTCTTAGCTCGCCATATGCAGTCGGCGCCAGCTTTCGAGGGCATGTATCTGCATGGGATTCTGCATCGAATCGAGGGTGACTATGATAATTCAAGAGCATGGTATAGCGATGTCAAGGAGTCagaaatatattcaaaccTTTGGGGACAGGGTGGTCAGACTTGGAAAGCGTGGAAGGAGGAGCATGGCAATGACGGCAACAGGGAGTCATTAGATAATGGTCAAAAGTTTTTGGATGCTGTCCAGAAATTCAAGGAGATGAATGGAAAGGGAAGcgagaaggagaaggcaTCTCTCGAGAGACAAAGTAAGGAGGAGATTGATGGTGTTATTGAATGGTGTGTGAACAAGTTCGGCACATCCAGGATGATTGATGCTAGTTCTGCTTGGGTCAAACCTAGTGATGAGATCAAGAAAATGGGTGAAGATCAAGTCAGCGGAGACagtggaaaaagaaagttttgaagAGAGAGTCTTTAGAACAGACATATTAAGACAAAAACCATTGCATTAGACAAGCATAGCGATCGTTGCAGACGTGAAATCCCAAAGAGGAAGAACCACCGGACAACATaattggaaaaaaaaagggaagATATCCTTGAGCCCGCGCTCATCGAGTGCTGAGCGTTTTGCTTAGCCCTGACTTCGTAACCCCCCATGCTCCCGCAATGACACTTAAAGACGCCACACCTTTGtatcaaccatcaaccaaTATGTCCGTGTAGTTGCGCGAAGTAAGAACGCCTGACTATTTAACAACATTTTCCGCCTCCCTTTGCTGCCTCGTCCGAAGGAGGAGGCGTAAGTGTAATATTTGTACCACTTGCAATAGTGGCCTGTGCAGAATCACCGTTATCGAGGGCTTTCTGGGATACAATTCGATAAATTTCTAGAGAAGGCAGACACTGTTAGGATTTGTGAATACGTAGATGAGTTGAAAGGAGTCATACCAGTTAGAATATTTTGGAAGGCAAGCTCGACGTTGCTAGCATCGAGAGCTGAGGTCTCAATGAAAGATAGGTTGTTTTCGCCTGCAATAACAAAGATCAGCATCACATCTTTGTCGTAGATATGAGGAATTCCTTACTGGCAAACTGCTTGGCCTCCTCCGTTGGCACAGCTCTAAGATGCCTTAAATCGCTCTTGTTTCCGACCAGCATGATGACAATGTTGGAGTCAGCATGATCCCTCAACTCCTTTAACCATCTTGTAACATTTTCGTAGGTTTGGTGTTTGCTAATGTCGTAAACCAGAAGAGCACCGACGGCACCTCTATAATAAGCGGATGTGATGGCGCGATATCTTTCCTGGCCAGCGGTATCCCAGATCTGCGCCTTGATTGTCTTTGCATCCACTTGAATTGATCGAGTTGCGAACTCTACACCGATGGTTGATTTCGAGTCTAGGTTGAATTCATTTCGAGTAAATCGACTCAAAAGATTGGATTTACCGACGCCAGAGTCTCCGATAAGGACAACtatgagagaagagattaGAGGGAGCGACCACGGGAAGAATTATTATCACCAGGCAAGGCAGACGGttgagggggagaggagagggatgCGGTATTTACCCTTGAACAGGAACTATCACACGAGACGTTAGCATATTCTGGTGCGTGGGTGAGAGGAATAGAATCTGATGGAGAGGTTGTCTACTTACGTCGTATTCGTCATTCGCCAtggttgatgttgaagtagaatagtatttattattgaaggGGGGGAGAGGGTAACGGATTTCGTTGTTgcgatggatagatggatgatgggtgTGGATATGCGAGAAACCGGGGTTGGGGGGTTGTAAGGTTGTTTGGGAATTTGGGAATTTTTGGCttgggagggggggaagTTTGAACTTTGGCGATTTTGCACGTTGGGCGGTGCTGTTATATCTCTGTTATATCTCGATTATATCTCGATTGTGCTTCACCCGTCTGAAACTTCTATCTGGACGATATTAGACAGTGAAAgttaaaattcaattaacTGACGGATCGATCAGTGAGTCTTCGCGCAGTCAATTGAATCATGAGTATGATTAATACTCGGAGAGCTTCACTCGCCTCAATAAGGACCGCCAACCGTGTGCGTGTCTAACTTGATGAATGTCTAGTCTTCACCCCTCTGGCCCCTGGCTGGATGGTGACGCCTTGCTGGAGTGACGCTGGTTTTGTCTTGTCTTATCTCTCCTTTTTATTTGTCTGATGCTGGAGGGTCTGGCTGCGGATGGATAATTACTGACCAGGTACCCAAGCACGTCTCCGTCTGCGCACTGGACGGATGCTGGAAAGGAGTAGAATGCTGTCTCGCTGTCTATACTGACCATCTATCTGGCTACTGTTACTCCTGAGTAGTTAGTTCTCGGATAAAAGCGATGCAATACAAGTCTACAGATGCACCGCTGCTCAGATTCAATACGCAATCAAGAGGC
Proteins encoded in this window:
- the Bcbrx1 gene encoding Bcbrx1 yields the protein MASVYKSLSKTTGHKEDGPANGVKKNKQRVLILSSRGITYRHRHLLNDLASLLPHGKKDAKLDTKSKLYQLNELAELYNCNNVFFFEARKGKDLYLWMSKAPNGPTVKMHMQNLHTMEELHFTGNCLKGSRPILSFDASFDKEPHLRVLKELFLHIFGVPKGARKSKPFIDHVMGFTLADGKIWIRNYQISETEPSKVKGAEEETSTKSKSKSSGASETECNLVEIGPRFVLTPIVIQEGSFGGPIIYENKEFVSPNQVRSEIRKKKAGRYNARAEQGIERLAKKGELGLRTSGGRQAPKDALDNAELFA